One stretch of Pedobacter riviphilus DNA includes these proteins:
- a CDS encoding M3 family oligoendopeptidase yields the protein MITKKPRTYIPQELNITWENLEPLFTELQNREITSAVELEHWLKDRSELEAALEEDFAWRYIRMSCDTANEELVKNFQYFATEIEPKISPLANELNKKFVDSPFMDDLDKEKYFVYSRAIKKALELYRDENIELFTELQVKQQKYQGITGAMSVELNGQEYTLEQASIFIKDLNREVRENAWKTIQQRRLVDKDDLNILFDELIKLRNQVALNAGFENYRDYMFQALGRFDYTPQDCYDFANAIEKEIVPILKEQAEKRREALGLEVLKPWDLEVSISGKPALKPFNNGEELIDKSIACFNAIDEKLGSKLATMKANNLFDVESRKGKAPGGYNYPLAETGAPFIFMNSANSLRDLTTMVHEGGHAIHTFLTANLELNDFKHCPSEVAELASMSMELISMDKWDVYFDNEEDLNRAKKEQLADVLKTLPWVAVIDQFQHWIYTNPNHTAADREETFKQIFNRFGAGFADWTDLEQQFGNGWQKQLHLFEVPFYYIEYAIAQLGAIAVWKNYKENPGKALNQYLAALSLGYTKPMNEIYETAGIKFDFSAEYVKELANFVKTELEKLG from the coding sequence ATGATAACTAAGAAACCTAGAACATATATTCCACAGGAATTAAACATTACCTGGGAAAATTTAGAACCACTTTTCACTGAACTGCAAAACCGCGAAATAACCAGCGCTGTGGAATTAGAGCATTGGTTAAAAGACCGTTCTGAGCTGGAAGCAGCTTTGGAAGAAGACTTTGCCTGGAGATACATCAGAATGAGCTGCGATACCGCAAATGAAGAGTTGGTTAAAAACTTTCAATATTTTGCGACTGAAATAGAGCCAAAAATTTCTCCATTAGCCAATGAATTGAACAAAAAATTTGTCGATAGTCCATTTATGGATGATTTGGACAAAGAAAAATATTTCGTCTACAGCCGTGCGATAAAAAAAGCATTAGAGCTTTATCGCGATGAAAACATCGAGCTGTTTACTGAATTACAGGTGAAACAACAAAAATATCAAGGCATTACCGGTGCCATGAGTGTTGAGTTAAATGGTCAGGAATATACTTTGGAACAGGCCTCGATTTTTATTAAAGATTTAAACCGTGAGGTACGCGAAAATGCATGGAAAACAATCCAACAGCGCCGTTTGGTTGATAAAGATGATTTAAATATTTTGTTTGATGAGCTGATTAAACTGCGTAACCAGGTTGCCTTAAATGCGGGTTTTGAGAACTACCGCGATTACATGTTTCAGGCTTTAGGCCGTTTTGATTATACCCCGCAGGATTGTTATGATTTCGCGAATGCCATCGAAAAAGAAATTGTTCCGATTTTAAAAGAACAGGCAGAAAAACGCCGAGAAGCTTTAGGACTAGAAGTATTAAAACCTTGGGATTTAGAAGTAAGCATTAGTGGCAAACCGGCTTTGAAACCTTTTAACAACGGCGAAGAGCTGATTGATAAAAGTATTGCCTGTTTTAATGCTATTGATGAAAAGTTAGGCTCAAAATTGGCAACCATGAAAGCCAATAACCTTTTTGACGTAGAGAGCAGAAAGGGTAAAGCGCCAGGTGGATATAATTACCCATTGGCCGAAACAGGAGCGCCTTTTATCTTCATGAACTCGGCAAATTCATTGCGCGATTTAACCACGATGGTTCACGAAGGCGGTCATGCCATCCATACCTTTTTAACCGCAAATTTAGAACTAAACGATTTTAAGCACTGCCCATCTGAGGTAGCCGAACTGGCATCGATGAGTATGGAACTCATCTCAATGGATAAGTGGGATGTTTATTTCGATAACGAAGAAGATTTAAACCGTGCTAAAAAAGAACAATTGGCTGATGTTTTGAAAACATTACCTTGGGTTGCCGTAATTGATCAGTTTCAACACTGGATTTACACCAACCCTAACCATACCGCAGCCGACCGTGAAGAAACCTTTAAGCAGATATTTAACCGTTTTGGTGCTGGTTTTGCCGATTGGACAGATTTAGAACAACAATTCGGAAATGGCTGGCAAAAGCAGCTGCATTTATTCGAAGTTCCTTTTTATTATATCGAATATGCAATTGCTCAGTTAGGCGCCATTGCCGTTTGGAAAAATTATAAAGAAAATCCGGGAAAGGCTTTAAATCAATACTTGGCGGCACTTTCATTAGGTTATACCAAGCCAATGAACGAAATATATGAAACTGCAGGAATTAAGTTTGATTTCAGCGCAGAATATGTAAAAGAACTGGCAAATTTTGTAAAAACAGAACTGGAAAAACTGGGATAA
- the porT gene encoding type IX secretion/gliding motility protein PorT/SprT has translation MIRKLSLILSLFIIYTTAFAQNWGGGIDDEDWSFGFNFQYISAEYKILKKQNWRSPFYEMPNSLDPSYDPNSGIPVTSTLNSISSPPSQGFGLGFVMNRMISDNFDIRATPSLIFSDRVVTYEYEPMAPINVGNGQTKNFQTVVERKVQATMFEFPLGIKVKSNRMNNFRAYWLGGVKYSIDIASKKKTFDEGETAVNKFLKNKRNYLSYETGIGFDIYFEYFKMSPEIKLSYSTNDLLQHDNTVYANPIDKLKLRQLTFSLIFQ, from the coding sequence ATGATCAGAAAATTAAGCCTCATTCTTTCACTTTTTATTATTTATACAACCGCCTTTGCTCAAAATTGGGGTGGCGGAATAGATGATGAAGATTGGAGTTTTGGTTTTAATTTCCAGTATATCTCAGCCGAATACAAAATTCTTAAAAAGCAAAACTGGCGATCGCCTTTTTATGAGATGCCAAATTCCCTGGATCCCTCTTACGATCCAAATTCTGGTATTCCGGTTACCTCAACATTAAATTCTATTTCTAGCCCACCATCTCAGGGTTTTGGGTTGGGTTTTGTAATGAATAGGATGATCTCAGATAACTTCGATATCAGGGCAACACCTTCCCTTATTTTTAGCGATAGGGTGGTAACTTACGAGTATGAGCCCATGGCGCCGATTAATGTTGGCAACGGACAAACAAAAAACTTTCAAACAGTAGTAGAAAGAAAAGTTCAGGCCACGATGTTCGAATTTCCGTTAGGCATAAAGGTAAAGTCGAACCGGATGAACAATTTTAGGGCATATTGGTTGGGCGGTGTTAAATATTCGATAGATATAGCTTCGAAAAAGAAAACCTTCGATGAAGGAGAAACAGCTGTAAATAAGTTTTTAAAAAATAAAAGAAATTACCTGTCTTACGAAACAGGTATCGGTTTCGATATTTATTTCGAGTATTTTAAAATGTCGCCCGAAATAAAACTCTCGTATTCAACCAATGATTTGCTTCAGCACGACAATACTGTTTATGCCAATCCGATAGATAAGTTGAAATTACGTCAATTAACATTCAGTTTGATTTTTCAATAG
- a CDS encoding transposase, whose product MHIFHKRQGQMDYNYPYFYTDTICNFAHLLNDDNLKMIIINLLKFLVYQKLIEVYGYVIMPNHIHLIWNMLKLNGKESPAASFTKFTAHEFRKYLLVNNPILINQYRSQKNDRIFQFWKRDPLAIPLSKESIIIQKLDYIHDNPIKEKWNLCTHPEDYNWSSANFYETGIDQFKILTHFRD is encoded by the coding sequence ATGCACATTTTCCACAAAAGACAGGGACAAATGGATTATAACTATCCATATTTTTATACCGATACCATCTGTAATTTTGCTCATTTATTAAATGATGATAACTTGAAAATGATCATCATAAATTTACTTAAATTTTTAGTTTATCAAAAGCTTATTGAGGTATATGGTTATGTTATCATGCCCAATCACATCCATTTAATCTGGAATATGCTCAAATTAAATGGAAAGGAATCTCCAGCAGCCAGCTTTACTAAATTCACAGCACACGAATTTAGAAAGTATCTTTTGGTAAATAATCCTATACTTATAAATCAATACCGTTCTCAAAAGAACGACAGGATTTTTCAGTTCTGGAAAAGAGACCCACTGGCGATTCCTTTAAGTAAGGAAAGTATTATAATACAAAAATTAGATTATATCCATGATAATCCAATTAAAGAAAAATGGAATTTATGTACTCATCCTGAAGATTATAACTGGAGTAGTGCAAACTTTTATGAAACAGGGATTGATCAATTCAAGATACTCACGCATTTTAGGGATTAA
- a CDS encoding SDR family oxidoreductase yields MSKIALITGATSGIGEACAHTFAQKGYNLILLARREDRLAKIAHHLEDKYAITIKQVFADVRDKESLTNALEVLPAEWKKVDVLINNAGLSQGLDPIDKGDTNDWDTMIDTNVKGLLYVTKIVSNWMIPNQSGHIINIGSIAGKEVYPNGNVYCASKHAVDALSKGMRIDLLPHGIKVTEINPGMVETEFSVVRFKGDEDRAKKVYEDLEPLIADDIADAIWYVVSRPKHVNINDMLIMPTVQATATIINRTP; encoded by the coding sequence ATGTCTAAAATCGCATTAATTACAGGTGCAACTTCTGGTATTGGCGAGGCGTGCGCACATACATTTGCCCAAAAAGGTTATAATTTGATATTATTGGCCCGCAGAGAAGATCGGTTGGCTAAAATTGCCCATCATTTGGAAGATAAATATGCCATTACCATCAAACAGGTTTTTGCAGATGTTCGCGATAAAGAAAGTCTTACCAATGCTTTAGAAGTTTTGCCAGCAGAATGGAAAAAGGTTGATGTTTTGATTAACAATGCAGGCTTGAGTCAGGGTTTAGACCCCATTGATAAAGGCGATACCAACGATTGGGACACCATGATTGATACCAATGTAAAAGGCTTGCTTTACGTAACCAAAATTGTTTCCAACTGGATGATCCCAAATCAATCGGGCCATATTATTAACATTGGTTCTATTGCCGGGAAAGAAGTTTATCCAAATGGAAACGTATATTGTGCCAGCAAACATGCTGTAGATGCTTTAAGCAAAGGTATGCGTATCGATTTATTGCCTCATGGCATAAAGGTTACCGAAATTAATCCAGGGATGGTAGAAACCGAATTTTCGGTGGTGCGCTTTAAAGGTGATGAAGACCGGGCGAAAAAGGTGTATGAAGACCTGGAGCCGCTAATTGCCGATGATATTGCCGATGCGATTTGGTATGTAGTAAGCAGGCCGAAGCATGTTAATATTAACGATATGCTGATTATGCCAACCGTACAGGCTACAGCAACGATTATAAATAGAACCCCCTAG
- a CDS encoding amino acid permease gives MFEKLFRKKSISKILQDAAKGYGDHENTLHKTLGVRDLTAFGIAAIIGAGIFSTIGKASADGGPAVIFLFIFTAVACSFAAFAYAEFASMVPVSGSAYTYSYVAFGELIAWIIGWSLIMEYSIGNITVAISWSDYFTGLLSTIKIPPLGIDGIHVPDWMTMDYLSAYNGHKHAEALLAAGKNLADLDSATALANNAWLTAPKIGGFHLVADIPALGIIILITWLIYRGMKESRNASNAMVVVKLAVILLVLAVGIFYVDTKNWDPFAPNGVSGILKGVSAVFFAYIGFDAISTTAEECKNPQRDLPRGMMWAIIICTILYVAIALVLTGIVKSNTLAVGDPLAFVFDQINLKLMSGIIAVSAVFAMASVLLVFQMGQPRIWMSMSRDGLLPKSFSKIHPKYKTPSFATIVVGFVVAVPSLFMNLTIVTDLCSIGTLFAFVLVCAGVLVLQNRPDVQRGKFRIPYVNSKFIVPIVLIATIIFAFTKYGKETKAFFFNSPKTIQTVTFVTSLSGDELKIVKEEIVKNAAPQILLAEKVDAESYLSALSADRYEQFISASKVPVEKKYESGWGLFKHKIPMWIFLIICVIITYYCITKNLSLIPVLGLISCLYMMCELGISNWIGFGIWLVVGLVVYFAYGYKHSKLANPEV, from the coding sequence ATGTTCGAAAAGCTATTCAGAAAGAAATCTATTTCCAAGATATTACAAGATGCGGCAAAAGGCTATGGCGACCATGAAAATACATTACATAAAACACTCGGTGTACGCGATTTAACAGCTTTTGGAATTGCAGCGATTATTGGAGCAGGAATTTTTAGTACGATTGGCAAGGCAAGTGCAGATGGTGGTCCGGCAGTAATCTTTTTATTTATTTTTACGGCAGTAGCCTGTAGTTTTGCGGCCTTTGCTTATGCAGAGTTTGCATCAATGGTGCCCGTTTCCGGTAGTGCTTATACCTATTCTTATGTGGCCTTTGGCGAACTGATTGCCTGGATTATCGGATGGTCGCTCATTATGGAGTATTCCATTGGTAATATTACGGTAGCCATATCCTGGTCTGATTACTTTACGGGACTACTCTCTACCATAAAAATACCTCCCCTGGGCATAGATGGCATCCATGTACCCGATTGGATGACAATGGATTACCTCAGTGCTTATAACGGACATAAACACGCTGAAGCGCTTCTGGCGGCTGGCAAAAACCTGGCAGATTTAGATTCGGCTACAGCTTTAGCCAATAATGCATGGCTTACCGCTCCTAAAATAGGTGGTTTTCACCTCGTTGCAGATATTCCTGCTCTAGGTATTATCATTTTAATTACCTGGTTAATTTACCGCGGTATGAAAGAGAGCCGCAATGCCAGCAACGCCATGGTGGTGGTTAAACTTGCGGTAATTCTTTTGGTATTGGCGGTTGGTATTTTTTACGTAGACACAAAAAACTGGGATCCATTTGCGCCAAACGGAGTTTCTGGAATTTTAAAGGGCGTTTCGGCTGTGTTTTTTGCGTATATCGGTTTCGATGCCATTTCTACAACGGCTGAAGAATGTAAAAACCCGCAACGCGATTTACCCCGTGGAATGATGTGGGCAATTATTATCTGCACCATCCTTTATGTAGCTATTGCATTGGTTTTAACCGGTATTGTTAAATCGAATACCTTAGCTGTTGGCGATCCGTTAGCTTTCGTTTTTGATCAGATTAACTTAAAATTAATGAGCGGTATTATTGCCGTAAGTGCGGTATTTGCTATGGCCAGTGTACTTTTGGTTTTCCAAATGGGACAACCACGTATCTGGATGAGCATGAGCAGAGATGGCTTATTACCAAAATCTTTTTCGAAAATTCACCCAAAATATAAAACACCTTCGTTTGCAACCATTGTAGTAGGCTTTGTGGTGGCTGTACCATCGTTGTTTATGAATCTTACTATTGTTACCGATCTCTGTTCTATCGGGACACTTTTCGCTTTTGTACTGGTTTGCGCAGGGGTTTTAGTATTACAGAACAGGCCCGATGTACAGCGTGGAAAATTCAGGATACCTTATGTAAACAGTAAGTTTATTGTACCTATTGTTTTAATTGCGACTATAATTTTTGCATTCACAAAATATGGCAAAGAAACAAAAGCATTCTTTTTCAATTCGCCTAAAACCATCCAAACCGTAACTTTTGTTACTTCTTTAAGTGGCGATGAACTGAAAATTGTTAAAGAGGAAATTGTTAAGAATGCTGCTCCACAAATTTTATTGGCAGAAAAAGTAGATGCAGAATCTTATCTAAGTGCATTGTCTGCTGATCGTTACGAGCAGTTTATTTCAGCCTCAAAAGTACCTGTGGAAAAGAAATACGAAAGTGGTTGGGGCTTATTTAAGCACAAAATTCCAATGTGGATTTTCTTGATCATCTGCGTAATCATTACCTACTATTGCATCACCAAAAACTTGTCGTTAATTCCAGTTTTAGGGCTGATCAGCTGTTTGTACATGATGTGCGAACTTGGTATTTCAAACTGGATTGGTTTCGGCATCTGGCTGGTAGTAGGGCTTGTGGTTTATTTTGCCTATGGTTACAAGCATAGTAAATTGGCAAATCCGGAGGTTTAA
- the ubiE gene encoding bifunctional demethylmenaquinone methyltransferase/2-methoxy-6-polyprenyl-1,4-benzoquinol methylase UbiE, with amino-acid sequence MNQNITPYQVEDATKKEQVATMFNNISGTYDFLNHFLSLGIDVLWRKKAIKELVSIHPRTLLDVATGTGDFAFESIKKLHPEKVIGVDISEGMLEVAKKKINERSLNEVFTVQVGDSEGLHFENNTFDAITCAYGVRNFENLEKGLADMYRVLKPNGKMVILEFSKPKVFPVKQLYSFYFKQVTPFFGKLFSKDHRAYTYLPESVAAFPDGEDFTNLMEKVGFKSTKQRILTFGISSIYVGTK; translated from the coding sequence ATGAATCAGAATATCACTCCATACCAAGTAGAAGATGCAACTAAAAAAGAGCAGGTTGCAACCATGTTTAACAACATTTCTGGCACTTACGATTTTTTAAATCATTTTCTTTCTTTAGGCATTGATGTATTATGGCGCAAGAAAGCCATTAAAGAATTGGTTTCCATCCATCCAAGAACTTTACTTGATGTAGCTACGGGAACTGGTGATTTTGCTTTTGAATCCATAAAAAAGCTTCATCCCGAAAAGGTAATTGGCGTTGATATTTCTGAAGGAATGTTAGAAGTAGCCAAGAAGAAAATTAACGAGCGTAGTTTAAACGAAGTTTTTACTGTTCAGGTAGGCGATTCCGAAGGTCTGCATTTCGAAAATAATACTTTTGATGCGATTACCTGCGCTTATGGTGTGCGTAATTTCGAAAACCTCGAAAAAGGATTGGCAGATATGTACAGGGTATTAAAGCCCAACGGGAAAATGGTGATATTGGAATTTTCGAAACCAAAAGTTTTTCCGGTAAAACAATTGTACAGTTTTTATTTTAAACAGGTAACGCCTTTCTTTGGAAAACTATTTTCTAAAGACCACAGAGCCTACACCTATTTGCCAGAATCGGTAGCAGCTTTTCCAGACGGGGAAGATTTTACCAATCTGATGGAAAAAGTTGGCTTTAAAAGTACCAAACAAAGAATTTTAACGTTTGGAATAAGTTCGATATATGTAGGGACCAAATGA
- the yihA gene encoding ribosome biogenesis GTP-binding protein YihA/YsxC, with translation MIIKTATFVCSNTQISALPVPTMPEYAFIGRSNVGKSSLINMLVNQHGLAKTSQRPGKTQLINHFLINEAWYIVDLPGYGYAKVSKTSREKWEKFIRAYITKRESLQCVFVLIDSRLEPQGIDIEFCYWLGEKQIPFSLIFTKADKQGMTTTQKNVAAFKKKLGEFFEEIPATFITSAEKGNGKDDVLNFIYEVNKDFVVPTDYKKF, from the coding sequence ATGATTATCAAAACGGCAACATTTGTTTGCAGCAACACGCAGATTTCGGCGCTACCCGTACCAACCATGCCCGAATATGCATTTATTGGCCGCTCTAACGTGGGTAAATCTTCATTAATTAATATGTTGGTTAATCAGCATGGATTGGCCAAAACCTCGCAACGTCCGGGAAAAACACAGTTAATTAATCACTTTTTAATTAATGAGGCCTGGTATATTGTCGATTTACCCGGTTATGGTTATGCTAAGGTTTCTAAAACCAGCAGAGAGAAATGGGAGAAATTTATCCGCGCTTATATCACCAAAAGAGAAAGTCTGCAATGCGTTTTTGTTTTGATAGACAGCCGTTTAGAACCTCAGGGAATTGATATTGAATTTTGCTATTGGTTAGGTGAAAAACAGATACCGTTTTCGCTAATTTTTACCAAAGCCGATAAACAAGGTATGACCACTACCCAGAAAAATGTAGCTGCCTTTAAGAAAAAATTAGGCGAATTTTTTGAAGAAATTCCGGCCACCTTTATCACTTCTGCAGAAAAAGGAAACGGAAAAGATGATGTTTTAAATTTCATCTACGAAGTAAATAAGGATTTTGTTGTACCAACAGATTATAAGAAGTTTTAA
- a CDS encoding UbiA-like polyprenyltransferase yields MKKYFSLVLFAHSVFALPFAMIGFFLGVTTTENPFSWYKLILVLLCMVFARNSAMAFNRYLDRNIDAKNPRTKMRDIPAGKVSANEALIFVIANCVLFAITTYFINPLCFYLSPVALFVVLFYSYTKRFTALCHLVLGLGLALAPIGAYIAVTGHFALVPVLYSLTVLFWVSGFDIIYALQDEEFDREEKLHSIPSALGIKNALNVSVLLHILSATCVILPVFFTSFSWVYYVGIVFFCSMLIYQHLLVKPNDISKVNRAFQTLNGYASVVFAICFLIDAYLRHK; encoded by the coding sequence ATGAAAAAATACTTTTCACTCGTATTATTCGCCCATTCTGTTTTTGCCCTACCATTTGCCATGATTGGTTTCTTTTTGGGCGTAACCACAACAGAAAATCCATTTTCCTGGTATAAGCTGATTTTAGTTTTGCTCTGTATGGTTTTTGCCAGAAACTCGGCTATGGCTTTTAACCGTTATCTCGACAGAAATATTGACGCGAAGAACCCGCGGACTAAAATGCGCGACATACCTGCAGGTAAAGTTTCGGCAAATGAGGCGTTGATTTTCGTTATTGCCAATTGTGTACTTTTCGCCATTACCACCTACTTCATTAACCCGCTTTGTTTCTATTTATCGCCAGTGGCTTTGTTTGTGGTTTTGTTTTATAGCTACACCAAACGCTTCACTGCGCTTTGCCATTTGGTATTGGGTTTAGGTCTGGCGCTTGCTCCCATTGGTGCTTATATTGCCGTAACCGGGCATTTTGCGCTGGTTCCTGTACTTTACTCCTTAACCGTATTATTCTGGGTAAGTGGATTTGATATTATATATGCCCTACAGGATGAAGAATTTGACCGTGAAGAAAAATTACATTCCATCCCATCGGCACTTGGCATTAAAAATGCTTTGAATGTTTCGGTGCTGTTGCATATACTCTCTGCCACCTGTGTTATTTTGCCTGTGTTTTTTACATCCTTCAGTTGGGTTTATTACGTAGGTATTGTGTTTTTCTGTTCGATGTTGATTTATCAGCACTTATTAGTAAAACCAAATGATATTAGCAAAGTAAACAGGGCATTTCAAACCTTAAATGGTTATGCATCGGTAGTATTTGCCATATGCTTTTTAATAGACGCGTATTTGAGACATAAATAA
- a CDS encoding MFS transporter — translation MNADTTQIKYIKERHQGLATLLAFALIPLSGFATDIYIPSLPTMAGEMQVSSVQVQLTLSIFLISYGVAQLFIGSVLDSFGRYKICLYSLLIFAAASIIIATTHNIYLIYLMRIVHGLTVGAIVVAKRAYFVDLYEGDQLKHYLSMFSIIWSTGPIVAPFIGGYLQTAFGWESNFYFLAGFALVFAVLELLFSGETLKHFTDFQLKKITGIYIEMIKTTSFTLGIVMLGLAYCMVMVYNMTGPFIIEHHFNFSPVIAGYSSLFLGFAWMVGGFIGKATINRPFFKRLMINSLFQVAFVVLMIISLNFVSNLWSLIFFAFLIHVGAGFTFNNYFTFCLSKFPKNAGIAGGLTGGITYVIVSFLSYGIVNLIPAKDESNLSYSYLIMILLSVLVMFVILRIRKKDEA, via the coding sequence ATGAATGCAGATACAACACAAATAAAATACATTAAAGAACGTCACCAGGGTTTGGCTACTTTACTGGCCTTTGCTTTAATTCCGTTATCAGGTTTTGCTACCGATATTTACATCCCTTCTTTACCAACAATGGCTGGCGAAATGCAGGTAAGCAGCGTTCAGGTTCAACTTACATTAAGTATTTTCTTAATTAGCTATGGGGTGGCACAACTTTTTATCGGGAGTGTACTCGATAGTTTTGGCAGGTATAAGATCTGTTTATACTCGCTATTAATCTTTGCTGCTGCAAGTATCATTATCGCCACTACCCACAACATTTATCTCATTTATCTGATGCGGATTGTTCATGGACTTACGGTAGGCGCAATCGTAGTGGCAAAAAGGGCTTACTTTGTCGATCTTTATGAAGGCGACCAGCTAAAACACTATCTCAGCATGTTTTCCATTATTTGGTCTACCGGGCCAATTGTAGCACCATTTATTGGCGGTTATCTCCAAACGGCATTTGGTTGGGAATCTAATTTCTATTTTTTGGCCGGGTTTGCACTTGTTTTTGCTGTATTGGAATTATTGTTCAGTGGTGAAACCTTAAAACATTTTACCGATTTTCAACTGAAAAAGATAACGGGCATTTATATCGAAATGATTAAAACAACGAGCTTTACATTGGGGATTGTAATGTTGGGTTTAGCCTATTGTATGGTGATGGTTTACAATATGACTGGTCCGTTTATCATTGAACATCACTTTAATTTTTCGCCGGTTATTGCAGGTTATAGTTCCCTGTTTTTAGGTTTCGCCTGGATGGTAGGGGGCTTTATCGGTAAGGCCACCATTAACAGGCCTTTCTTTAAAAGATTAATGATCAATTCTTTGTTTCAGGTGGCTTTTGTTGTGCTGATGATTATAAGTTTAAATTTTGTTTCTAACCTCTGGTCCTTAATTTTCTTTGCCTTTTTAATCCACGTAGGAGCAGGCTTTACCTTTAATAATTACTTTACTTTCTGCCTGAGCAAATTCCCGAAAAATGCGGGCATTGCAGGTGGATTAACAGGAGGGATTACTTACGTGATTGTTTCTTTTTTGAGTTATGGTATCGTAAACCTGATTCCTGCCAAAGATGAAAGTAACCTCAGTTACAGTTATCTGATCATGATTCTATTATCGGTTTTGGTGATGTTTGTCATACTAAGGATCAGGAAAAAGGATGAAGCGTAA